TGCCATGGGCCTGCTGCCAACTTTCGAACAGGTCGGCTACCTCGCCCCCGCCTGCCTGGTGATCCTGCGCGTGCTGCAAGGCGTTGCCTCAGGCGGCGAATGGGGTGGCGGCGTGCTGCTGCTGAGCGAGAACGCGCCCAAGGACCGCGTCGGGTTCTATGCGGCCTGGAGCCAGCTGGGGGTTTCCGGCGGGTTCGTGTTGTCTGCTGCAGCGTTCTACCTGGTGCAGATGCTGCCCGTCGAAGACATGATGAGCTGGGGTTGGCGAGTGCCGTTTCTGGCCAGCATCCTGATCTTTGGCGTGGGGGTGTACATCCGCCGTCGCCTGCCAGAGAGCAAAGCCTTCGTCGAGGAGCAGGCCCAGCCGGACAAGCCCGAGCACATGCCGGCCATGGAAGTGCTGCGCAACCACCCCAAGGCGGTGCTGCAGGCCATGGGTATCCGCATCGCCGAAAACGGCAGTGCCTACCTGTTCCTGGCCTTCACCATCGCCTACGCCAAGTTTACCGGGCTGGATACGCAGCTGGTGCTGGCCAGCGTGATGGTAGCGATGATCGTCGAGGCCGGCACCATCGTGTTCTGGGGTTGGCTGTCGGACATCATTGGCCGGCGGGTGGTGTATGCCATCGGCTCGGTCGGTTTGATGGTGCTGGCGTTCCCGTTCTTCTGGATGCTCGATACCCATTCACCGGTGTGGGTGTACCTGGCGGCGTTGCTGGGCATGGCCTTCTGTCACGGGGCAATGATCGGCACCCAGCCAGCGCTGATGGGTGAGCTGTTCCCGGCCAAGGTGCGCTATTCGGGGCTAGCCATGGGGCACGAGATTGCCTCGATCTTCTCGGGCGGCCTGGCGCCACTGGCGGCAACGGCACTGTTCAGTATTTACAAGGATGCCTGGCCAGTGTCGGTGATGCTCATGGTGATGGGCGCGATCACCACCCTGGCGGTGATTTCCATCAAGCCACAGGCCGCTGCAGAAAATAACTGACCCAGTGGGTAGCCCCTTCGCAGGAGCGGCCTTGGGCTGCGAAGGGGCCATCAGGCTGTCCACATCAGGGCTGTCCAATCAGGAAGTCACGAACATGAATACCCTGACCGAAGCGCAACACCTCAAGCACACCCAAAAACGTTACGTCTACGAATGGTATGTGGTCATCTTGTGCATGGTGGCCTATATCTTCTCGTTCGTTGACCGGCAGATCCTGGCGCTGATGATCGAGCCGATCAAAGCCGACCTGCAACTGAGCGACACCCAGTTCAGCCTGCTGCACGGCCTGGCGTTCTCGCTGTTCTACGCCTTCATGGGCATGCCCAT
The sequence above is drawn from the Pseudomonas putida genome and encodes:
- a CDS encoding MFS transporter; the protein is MSNLNTSITRDTDPRTMRRIVIASVLGNALEWYDFFLYGTAAALIFAPLFFPAGTDPVLGTMASFAGFAVGFLARPLGGLIFGHIGDKAGRKKALVMTLAIMGAATFAMGLLPTFEQVGYLAPACLVILRVLQGVASGGEWGGGVLLLSENAPKDRVGFYAAWSQLGVSGGFVLSAAAFYLVQMLPVEDMMSWGWRVPFLASILIFGVGVYIRRRLPESKAFVEEQAQPDKPEHMPAMEVLRNHPKAVLQAMGIRIAENGSAYLFLAFTIAYAKFTGLDTQLVLASVMVAMIVEAGTIVFWGWLSDIIGRRVVYAIGSVGLMVLAFPFFWMLDTHSPVWVYLAALLGMAFCHGAMIGTQPALMGELFPAKVRYSGLAMGHEIASIFSGGLAPLAATALFSIYKDAWPVSVMLMVMGAITTLAVISIKPQAAAENN